The following DNA comes from Paenibacillus crassostreae.
TATCACTTGGCATTTTCAACAAATCGATAACAAAGAATTCCATCATCTCTTCGACGATCTGAAGTAGCCATTGATAATGGTCTTGAATTCCCTTCATTTTTCAATAAATGTTTATCTCGCTTTCTAAACCAATCCTTGTTTTAAGCGATCCAGCTGTAGAAGATGATGACGGTAATGCATTTCAACAAGCAGAAACCATTCCTCCGCACACAGTCCACCGAATGACGGATGAGGCATCGTATTTTCTTTGGACGCTTGCACAAGGATCGGTTCAATCTCTTTCATTCTCTGGATGACAGTGTGTAATCCTTGAATTAGCTGTTCTTTGTTTTCCGGTTGCTCCGGGGTATATTGTGCGGAAGGCGGAACCTGAATCCGAATGGGTGGGAAACTTCCTTGCCCAAATACAGTTGCACCAACCTCGCTTTTTAGTGCTTGAGGTACCTTGAGTTCTTCATTTGGCACCAAGCATTGATCAAGATTACGAAGCTGCATATAAAGCGCCGAGCTAATGAGATGTTGAACCATCTGCCCGATGGACCACTCGTTGTCACTTGGCTTTTGCTTCAGCTGATCCAGATTGAATTGATCCAGTTCATGAATATAATATATCGCAGTCTCCTCAAAACGTTGTAATGCTTCCTTTGTTGTAATCATCAATTATTAGCCCCTTTAGTCATCTTTTTATCTTAGTATACAAAAACACTACTGACACCATTATGTCAGTAGCGTTTTAACGTTTTTTCCAGTTCGTCTCTAACCCGATGTCGGAAAGATTCCGGCTCTAGTACAACCACACTGCTTCCCCAGGCGAGCACGGAGTGCAGTAATTCTTCAGGCTCTCGAACGCGAAAGGTCACCAGCAATCCTTCTGTGTGATCCTCTACGGTTTCTATATAGAAGTTGTTCGATTCTCTAACCTTATCGGCAATATCAGGTTGGACCTGGATGCGCACACGAATATTGCGATCGTCTGGTGGCTGGTATACATCTAAATGAAAATCCGCCGGTAGCATAAATCTATCTTCTAGATCGATAAGCTCACTCATCCGGGACAACCGGAAATGACGGATCTCTTGACGCAATTCACACCATGCGATGAGTACCCATGACCCTTGATGAAGCACAAGTCCATAAGGAGCAACTGTACGAACACTTTGGCGGTTTCCATCGACTTCAGCGATTCTTTTAGAATAGCGAAATCTTATTTTCCTTTCCTCCAGTATCGCTCGCCGAATCGCTTCCAAGAAAGCCTTCTCTTGTATTCGTACTACATCCTTTGCCGTTGTAATCAAACGAAAACTCTTGCGAATCCGGGATGCCTCACTGCAGATCGGTTCCGGTAGGATGGCTTCAATCTTCCCTCTAGAAGTTCGAGACTTACTGCCATAGTAGGCATCAAACCAATGCTCGATAAAATCTGTTCCAATAAGTAAAGCCACTGCTTCTTCCACTGTGAAACTAACTGGCGGCAAGAAGTATCCCTCCATTAAGGAGTATCCCTGCCCTGGTGCTCCTATCACGGATACACCAGCTTCGCTCAAAGCCTGAATATCCCTGTAGATGGTCCTCACACTTGTTTCAAATGTAGCAGCCAAATCCTCGGCTCGTAACACTTTATTTCGCTGTAGTTCAAGCACTATAGCTAACAAACGGTCTGTTTTGTTCATGCAATGCACCCTTCTCCGAGATTATTCTAATCTTGACTATGATTTAAAAGTGTATATAATACAAATTAATTGCATATGTTGAATGTTTTCTAGGGTTCCGCAACAATAAATGTTGGTCTGGTCCGAGAGAAAACTCACAGCTATGCTGTGCCACGGAAGGATAAAAGCCTGGGAGATACTGTTTTACAGTTATCTCTTTGGCTTTTTTTGCTTTTTGGTAACAATAAAAAAACGGAGGTGTTGTTTAAATGAATACAAACTGGATGAAAGTATTCATCGCTGCTTTTCTAGAAATATTTTGGGTGATT
Coding sequences within:
- a CDS encoding DinB family protein, with amino-acid sequence MITTKEALQRFEETAIYYIHELDQFNLDQLKQKPSDNEWSIGQMVQHLISSALYMQLRNLDQCLVPNEELKVPQALKSEVGATVFGQGSFPPIRIQVPPSAQYTPEQPENKEQLIQGLHTVIQRMKEIEPILVQASKENTMPHPSFGGLCAEEWFLLVEMHYRHHLLQLDRLKQGLV
- a CDS encoding helix-turn-helix transcriptional regulator; protein product: MNKTDRLLAIVLELQRNKVLRAEDLAATFETSVRTIYRDIQALSEAGVSVIGAPGQGYSLMEGYFLPPVSFTVEEAVALLIGTDFIEHWFDAYYGSKSRTSRGKIEAILPEPICSEASRIRKSFRLITTAKDVVRIQEKAFLEAIRRAILEERKIRFRYSKRIAEVDGNRQSVRTVAPYGLVLHQGSWVLIAWCELRQEIRHFRLSRMSELIDLEDRFMLPADFHLDVYQPPDDRNIRVRIQVQPDIADKVRESNNFYIETVEDHTEGLLVTFRVREPEELLHSVLAWGSSVVVLEPESFRHRVRDELEKTLKRY